Proteins encoded within one genomic window of Companilactobacillus sp.:
- the pnuC gene encoding nicotinamide riboside transporter PnuC translates to MMVINDFKGWSKSSYGLLALGIIMQAVILVTAGDYSPMTLITTLGAVLGVTCVLMISNRKASNGIFGIISAVIIIVNAIINKVYADALLQFAYIFVLDIPVLVAWTKHEDDTGSAEVSKPLQGFLQWAYAIGGMVLIWVVSYFILKQFGDTQPVMDALGFSIGMIASILCVRRIKTQFIFWFVQGVVSMILWIRASMIAGNGLLSPLGFMYVIYMLNDLVGWITWTRAEHKENVAAQAVD, encoded by the coding sequence ATGATGGTAATTAACGACTTCAAAGGATGGAGTAAGTCGAGTTACGGATTGTTAGCATTAGGGATCATCATGCAGGCAGTTATCTTAGTCACAGCAGGCGATTATTCGCCAATGACTTTGATCACCACCTTAGGTGCTGTCCTAGGTGTGACCTGTGTTTTAATGATCAGTAATCGTAAGGCAAGTAACGGAATTTTTGGGATTATCTCAGCCGTGATCATTATTGTGAATGCAATTATCAACAAAGTGTACGCTGATGCATTATTGCAATTCGCATATATTTTCGTACTGGATATTCCAGTATTGGTTGCTTGGACTAAGCATGAAGATGATACAGGTAGTGCCGAAGTATCTAAACCGCTACAAGGCTTTTTACAATGGGCCTATGCCATTGGTGGCATGGTATTGATCTGGGTAGTTTCATATTTTATTTTGAAACAATTTGGCGATACACAACCAGTTATGGATGCATTAGGTTTTTCAATTGGTATGATTGCATCGATCTTGTGCGTTAGAAGAATCAAAACACAATTTATCTTCTGGTTCGTCCAGGGAGTCGTTTCAATGATCCTTTGGATCAGAGCTTCGATGATAGCCGGAAACGGTCTGTTAAGTCCACTAGGCTTCATGTACGTTATCTACATGTTGAATGACTTAGTCGGATGGATCACTTGGACCAGAGCAGAACATAAAGAAAATGTAGCTGCACAAGCAGTTGATTAA